The DNA region TAATAAAAGATGTTAATGATTCTGTTAATGATGCTTATAGATTAGTAAACTTAAAAAAAGAGTTTCCTTTCAAAGTTAATATTATACCGATGAACCCGGTAGAACATGCACCAGAGCTTCAAAGACCAAATAAAGATATTATATTAAGATTCAAATCCATATTAAAAGATAATGGTATAGAAGTTGTTGAGAGATTTAAACAAGGTCAAGAAATTTTAGCAGGATGCGGTCAGCTTGCTGTAAAAAATCAATAACATTACAAAATAATATTTAATTTCTATTTCTACTATTTAAATAATTCATAAGCCTATCAAAATCGGCATTTAAAATTAAATCTTCTGGAAAGTTAATATCTTCAAGCATATTCAAAGCAGCTTCATGATTGCCTACATTATATTTTGAATGAGAATCTGATGTAACTACAATATTTAAATTATACTTCTTACATAGTAATGCCACTTCTTTGCAATTTGTATCGCTACCCTTTCTCACTTTAAAAGAAGCAGAATTAATCTCTATAAGTTTATTATAGTCTTTACAAAGTTTAATTATCTTTTCCATGTCAAATGCAAACTTAGGATTTCCTACATGCCCAAGACAATCAACATAACTATTCTTTATTAAACCAATATATCCATTAGTATGAGACTCTATATTTGAAGGAGTAATAGAATCCTCATGATAAGAAGCTATAACAAAATCTAAACATTCAAGAACATTTTTTCTTAAATCAATATTTCCATCATAATCTATAATATTAGCCTCAGCACCTCTAAGTACTCTAATACCATTAACATATTCAGGTATATTATGCATAGACCTAAAATGCACAGGCTTTGCACCATCGCTAGATTTAGGACCATGATCAGTAATAGCAACAGCTAAAAAACCTTTATCTTTAGCAGCATTTATAATCTCATCTACAGTACTAAAAGCATGCTGGCTAACTATTGTATGTGTATGCAAATCAGCTATTATTTTCATTAGCAGGTAAAATCCTTATAGACTTTTAGCCATATCTACTATAATGTCTTCTACTTTCTCTAAGCCTATATAATCGCTATTAAAACAAGCATGATAATTTCTAGCATCGCCCCATACTCTTCCAGTGTAATAATTATAATGTTTAGCTCTTAATTTGTCTCTATCTTTAAGAATCTTCTCTACACTATTACTA from Brachyspira pilosicoli P43/6/78 includes:
- a CDS encoding phosphatase — encoded protein: MKIIADLHTHTIVSQHAFSTVDEIINAAKDKGFLAVAITDHGPKSSDGAKPVHFRSMHNIPEYVNGIRVLRGAEANIIDYDGNIDLRKNVLECLDFVIASYHEDSITPSNIESHTNGYIGLIKNSYVDCLGHVGNPKFAFDMEKIIKLCKDYNKLIEINSASFKVRKGSDTNCKEVALLCKKYNLNIVVTSDSHSKYNVGNHEAALNMLEDINFPEDLILNADFDRLMNYLNSRNRN